The region AGATCTGAAGCAACATTAAATAAATTAGTTCAACAGTTTAACGAAGATGGTGTAATTGATAGACAATTAGTATATCAACGTACTATAGATTTTGTTGATGATCGTTTTCTTTATTTAGAAGAGGAATTAGATTCAATAGAAGATAATAAAAAAGTTTTTCAACAAGACAATAATTTAGTAACGTTTGGTTCAGATGTAGGGTATAGCATGAGTAAGAGAACATCCTCTGAACAGGCAGTGCTTGAATTAGAAAATCAAATAGCCCTTGCTAATTTATTAAAAGAACCTATTTATACGGATAATTTAAGTTCATTAATGCCTGAGAATGTAGGTTTACAAAGTGTTAATACTAATGGTATGGTCTCTCAATACAATAAGATTGTAATGGAAAGGGAAAATTTAATCGCTAGTGCAGGTGAACAAAATCCTAAAGTTCAAGCTTTAGATCGTCAACTATTAGATTTAAAAAGTAATCTAAAAACTTCATTAAACTCTTATTTTGAACAATTAAATACTGCTTTAGATAGATTGAAGAGTCAAGAAAATTCAGCTAAAGGTTTAATTAAGGGCATGCCTCAAAAAGAAAAGGTTTTACGTTCAATTGAGCGTCAACAAAATATTAAAGAGAATTTATATTTATTATTACTTCAAAAACGAGAAGAAGCCGCCATTAATTTAGCTATTACTTCTCCATCTGTTAAAGTTGTTGAGTACGCTTCAAGTTCGGGTCGCCCAATAAGCCCTGATTCAAAAGGGATATATTTGAAAAGTATATTAGTTGCTCTATTAATTCCATTTGGTATTTTATTTCTTATGTTTAAAGCAGATACCAAAATTCATGATAAAATAGACGTTTTAAATAATTCAAAACGTATTCCTATTTTAGGAGAAATTCCAGAACTTAAATCTGAACAGAAATTATTTTCTAATCCTCATGATAGAACAATTCTAGCTGAATCTTTCAGGATATTAAGTGCAAATCTAAAATATGTTTTAACTTCTAATAAAAAAGATGTTGCTAATATTATATATGTGACATCTACTATTAAGGGAGAAGGAAAAACTTTTGTGTCTGTGAATTTAGCATTATCATTCTCTAGTATCAATAAGAAAGTATTATTGATAGGCGCCGATTTGAGAAATCCTAAAATTGCAGTTACAGATGGTTCTAAAAAAGCGAAAGGGCTTTCTAACTACCTTTTTGGAGATAGTGATTCTTGGGAGCAATATTTGCAAAAGAGTATTTATAACGTAGATTATTTAGATGTATTAACTGCTGGTACCATACCTCCTAATCCAACAGAGTTACTCTCTAATGGGAAAATTGAAATGCTTTTGGAAGAAGCTAAACATTTATACGATTATATAATAGTTGATACCGCTCCAATAATTTTGGTATCAGATACGCTTTTAATCTCCCAGCACGCAGATGCTACAGTATATGTAACAAGAGCCGGCTTTACAGAGAAAAAATTATTAGGTTTTTCTAATGATTTATATCTCAATAAAAAACTAAACAATATGGTTTATGTCGTGAATAGTATTAGTGATGGTAATAAATCGAAAGGATACGGTTATAATTATGGTTATGGCTACGGATATCATAGCGAAGAAAGTGTCCCTGAAGTGTATTCTTGGACGTGGTTTAAAGAGTTTATAAAGAAAAAAATAAGAGGATTATAGCGTTCATCTTAGTGCTGTATTTAAGTTCTAACTTTTAAAAGAGTAAGTTCTTAGTTTTTTTTAATAAAAAATAATCAATAAAAGCTCTATTTATAATTAGTAATTAGAGCTTTTTTATATTACTACTGTCCCCGTCCTGAAATAGCGATACACTAAAAACACAGTGTAATGGAAACATCAGAAAATTCAGGGTATGTGAAACGAACTCAAAAAGATTACTCACTTTCTTTTAAGTGAAAAGTCGTGTAAGAAATCGAACCAGGTTTTTTAACCAGAAGTCAAGCACGAGACAAATATGGCATTCAAGCAGGATCTACGATCTACAATTACCAGATGGTTAAAAAAATATGATAACTTTGATTGGCAACACCAATTACCCATAAGCATGTCTAAAACTCCAAAACAACGTATTTTAGAATTAGAAGCATAATAAGTTTAGTTTTCAGAAAAACAGAAAGCACGCGCTGAATATCTAGTAGAACGTGCAGATAAGAAAGTTATTTTTTTTGATATGATGGTCGATATGACTGAAAAAGAATATAATATTGATGTGAGAAAAAATTACAAACGCGAGTGGTTGACCGCTTCAAAGAAGCACACAAAGAAACCGTAGTTTCTATCTGTGACAGCAGACAGGTTTACTATAGATTGGTACAGTCTAAAAGACAAAAACAAAGTATCGCTCACAAGGTAATAACTCTAGTACAATCTATTCGGGTAACCATGCCAAGGCTTGGAACTCGAAAACTGTATCACATACTAAAACCACAATTAACACTTTTAAATATTGGTAGAGATAAGCTCTTTAGAATACTAAAGGTTAATAATCTACTAATAAAACCAAAAAGAAGTTATCATATTACAACAGACTCACATCATCGTTTTAGAAGGCATAAAAATTTAGTAAACACATTAGAGATTGAAAGACCAGAACAAGTCTGGGTTAGCGATATAACATACATCGGAAATAGAGCAAATCCATCATATCTGGCTTTGATTACGGATGCTTATTCTAAGAAGATTGTTGGTTATAACGTGTCTGATAGTTTAAGTGCTTCAGGATCTATATTGGCTTTAGAAATGGCTATTAAAAACAGAAAATATAAATATCAAAATTTAATACATCACTCAGACAGAGGCCTACAATATTGTTCTGATGACTATCAAAAGATATTAAATGATAATATTATAAAGCCTAGTATGACCGAACAATATGATCCTTACGAAAATGCTATTGCAGAACGCATAAATGGTATTTTAAAACAGGAATTTGCTATAGCTAAACATAATATTGATCTAACACTAAAAACTAATTTGATTAAAAATGCTATTAAGGTTTACAACACTAAAAGACCACATTTATCAAATAACATGCTAACTCTAACACAGATGCACCAACAAAATGCTTTAAAACCAAAACGGTATAAATCAAAAAACCTGAACAATAAATCTATTGTTCAGGTTTAATTATTTTTATCCTTTAGTAATCCTGTATCGTTTATTTAGGATTATACAACCATTTAAATTAGAATCTATATAAAAATTCTATACTATGTATAAAGTTATTATTTGCATAAACCTTTTCATTATCGAATGCAAATTTTGCCATACTTTGAACTCTTACACCATATTCAGGAGCAAACCAAAACCTTAAACCAAGTAAAAAGTTCCCTGAAATATTAGATTCTTCATTTACATCAAAATATCCTAAACCTAAACCTGCATATGCATCTATTTTGTCATTACGTGCTATAAGTTCATCATAATAGAATTTACCATTAACATCGAAAGAAAAATAGCTACCACTCTCATCAAGCCATCCTTGAGATAATCCAGTTTCTTGTGATTGTCCATAATCTACATAAAAGTCATCTATTTTATTAAAAGAAATCATTGAACTTAAAGCCCAGTATTCATCGAATTTATATTCAATACCTAAAGTAATTGGTGTGCTAAAACTCCAATCTTCAGTACCTTTTAAGGGGTCTTTAAATGCACTATTATCAACGATGTTTATACCAACACTAGCAATCCACTCATCGTAACCTCTATATTGGCTATAAGCAAATGTAGTACACATTAGAAAAAAAAGTATGGCTGTAATCTTTTTCATATTAATTTTTTTGTTAAAAATAATGTTTAAATATTTATAAATGAAGTTTATTTTGGTTAAATAGACGAGAATTTATTTTTTTTAGTTTAATGGTAATCAATCGATTCGAGTACTAACATAATCAAAATATATTGTATTTAAAAATAACAATAGTTTAATTTTTTATTATGAATTGGTAATCGATTTTAAATCAGAAATTGTTTTTAACTGATTTGAACTATTAAATACGTAGCTACCTGCTACTAAAATATCTGCTCCAGAATTTACTAACTCTTTAGCGTTGTTTTGAGTAACTCCGCCATCTATTTCAATTAATGTAGGAGCTTTTTTACGTGCTATTAAGGTTTTCAATTGTTTAACTTTATTATAGGTATTTTCTATAAAACTTTGGCCACCAAACCCAGGGTTAACACTCATTATTAAAACGACATCAATATCATTAATTGTGTCTTCTAGTACATTAATATTTGTATGTGGATTTAAAGCTACCCCTGCTTTCATTCCTTCTGCTTTAATTGCTTGAAGCGTTCTATGCAAATGTGTACAAGCTTCAAAATGTACAGTTAAAATATCACTTCCTAAATTAGCAAATGTTTTAATATATCGATCTGGATCTACAATCATTAAATGTACATCTATAGTTTTTTTAGCATGTTTAGTAATAGCTTTTAGAACTGGCATGCCATAGGATATATTTGGCACAAAAACACCATCCATAATGTCGATGTGAAACCAGTCAGCTTCACTCTTATTAACCATTTCAACGTCTCTTTGCAGGTTTCCGAAATCTGCTGCTAATATAGATGGAGCTATTAATTTTGAACTCATTGTGTGTAAATTTTGGGCAAATGTAATATAAAAAAATGAACCCTCGGTAATCAGCCAAGGGTTCTTTCATCAATCAAAAAACGAACAGTTATCTTTTACTCTAAAGAGTATTAACTGTTTGTTACTAGTATTAGAATAGTTATCCTAAATATGTTTTTAAAATTTTACTTCTAGAGGTATGCTTTAATCTACGAATTGCTTTTTCTTTAATTTGTCTTACACGCTCACGTGTTAAATCAAAAGTTTCTCCGATTTCTTCAAGAGTCATTGGGTGCTGATTCCCTAATCCGAAATATAAACGAATTACATCTGCTTCTCGAGGCGTTAATGTCTCTAAAGCGCGCTCTATTTCTGTACGTAGAGATTCATGTAATAATTCTCGATCTGGATTTGGAGATTCTCCACTGTTTAGTACATCATATAAGTTCGAGTCTTCACCTTCTACTAGTGGAGCGTCCATACTTACATGTCTTCCAGAGTTTTTCATCGACTCTTTAACATCATTAATAGTCATGTCTAATTCTTTAGCAATCTCTTCTGGGCTTGGTGGGCGTTCATGAGATTGTTCTAAAAAAGCAAATGTTTTATTAATTTTGTTAATAGACCCAATTTTATTTAAAGGAAGCCGTACAATTCTAGATTGTTCTGCTAAAGCTTGTAAGATAGATTGACGAATCCACCATACAGCGTAAGAAATAAATTTAAAACCACGCGTTTCATCAAAACGTTGTGCAGCTTTAATTAAACCTAAATTTCCTTCGTTAATTAAGTCGGGTAATGTTAAACCTTGATTTTGATATTGCTTTGCTACTGAAACTACAAAACGTAAATTAGCTTTTGTTAATTTCTCTAAAGCGACTTGGTCTCCAGCTTTAATACGTTGCGCTAATTCTACTTCTTCATCTGCAGTAATTAAGTCAACTTTTCCAATTTCTTGAAGATATTTATCTAGCGAAGCTGTTTCTCTATTTGTAACTTGCTTCGTAATTTTAAGTTGTCTCATGTAAAGTTCTTCTGTAAATAATTATGTGAATACTCCTTTGTAATTAGTTATACGTAAGTATATTTATAAATGTTACAAATTGAACACATTTTTTTACAAATTCTTTATTTTTATCTCTTTTAATGCTATTGTAATTTATTTTTATATCGGATTAAAAGAAATTTATTTGATTATTATAATGTTGTATTGTTGTAAATTAAAGAACGATAACACAATGAAAAAGCCAATCTTAAATAACTAAGATTGGCTTATATAAGATTAAAAGAATAAAAAATTAATCTCTCTTTTCTCTAGTTTTTCTGTCATCGCGTTTATTCTCGCGATTTCTATGATCTCTAGGTTTTCTATCATCGCGGTCACGTGGTGGTCTTGATACATAACCTTCTGGTTTTGGTAAAATTGCTTTACGAGACACTTTTTCTTTACGTGTTTTAGGGTCTATTCCAAAGTATTTTACATCAAATACATCTCCCATATTAACAACATCTGATACATTCTCTGTGCGTTCCCATGCCAGTTCGCTTACGTGTAATAAAACTTCATTACCTGGAGCATCTACATATTCTACAACAGCTCCAAAATCAAGCATTTTAATAACTTTAACTTCGTAAACACTTCCTACTTGAGGTTTAAATAATAAAGCATCAATTTTAGCTTGAACAGCGGCTATGCCTTCATTACCTACACCTAAAATTTCAACGATACCTTCTTCAGTTACAGGATCTTCATTTATAACAATAGTAGTTCCTGTTTCTTTTTGCATCTCTTGAATAACTTTTCCTCCAGGGCCAATTAAAGCACCGATAAATTCGTTAGGTATTCTTCTAGAAATCATTTTTGGAGAGTGTTCTTTTACATCTTTATTAGGTTCGGATATAGTATCTGTAATTAATCCTAAAATATGTAAACGACCTTCACGAGCTTGCTTTAAAGCTTTAACAAGAATTTCATAAGATAACCCTTTTACTTTAATGTCCATTTGGCAAGCTGTAATACCATCTGCAGTTCCTGTTACTTTAAAGTCCATATCTCCTAAGTGATCTTCATCTCCTAAAATATCAGATAATACAGCGTATTTTCCAGACTCAACATCTGTAATTAATCCCATGGCAATACCAGAAACGGGTTTCTTTAATTGCACACCAGCATCCATTAATGCCATAGTTCCAGCACAAACAGTTGCCATAGAAGACGAACCATTAGATTCTAAAATTTCTGATACTACACGTACAGTATACGGACAATCTGCAGGGACCATATTTTTTAAAGCACGTTGTGCTAAATTTCCGTGTCCTACTTCACGACGAGACGTTCCTCTTAGAGGACGTGCCTCACCTGTTGAAAAAGGAGGGAAGTTGTAATGTAAATAGAAACGTTCTTCTCCTTCAAAAGATGGCATGTCTATTTGGTTTGCTTCTCTTGAAGTTCCTAGAGTAACTGTTGCTAATGCTTGAGTTTCTCCACGAGTAAAAATTGAAGATCCGTGTGTAGATGGTAAATAATCTACTTCACACCAGATTGGTCTAATTTCGTCGGTTTTACGACCATCTAAACGTAAACCTTCTTCTAAAGTAAGGTTTCTTACTGCAGCTTTTTCAGCTTTACTATAATATTTAGAAACTAAATCGCCATAATCTGCTAATTCTTCTTCAGAGAAAGTAGCTATTATTTCTTCTTTAATTTCTGCAAATGCGGCACTTCTTTCATGTTTAGACGATCCTGCTTTTGCAACGGCATATACTTTATCGTATGCCATATCATAAACTTTTTGCTCAAGCTCTTTATCTTCACGCTCTGGTTCGTATTCACGAGTTTCTTTCTTACCGAATGCTTCAGCTAATCGTACTTGTGCAGCACATTGTACTTTAATTGCTTCGTGTGCAAATTTAATAGCATCTGCCATTTCTTCTTCAGAAATTTCAAGCATTTCACCTTCAACCATCATTACTGAATCTGCAGAGGCTCCAATCATCATATCGATGTCTGAATCTACTAATTGAGCTTGTGTTGGGTTGATAATAAATTCACCATTAATTCTACCAACTCTTACTTCTGAAATAGGTGTTTCAAAAGGAACGTCTGATAATTGAATAGCTGCTGATGCTGCTAAACCAGCCATAGCATCAGGCATAACTTCAGGATCATGAGACATTAACTGAATCATAACTTGAGTTTCTGCGTGATAATCTTTAGGAAATAATGGACGTAAAACACGGTCTACTAAACGCATGGTTAATACTTCACCGTCGCTTGGTCTAGCTTCTCTTTTAAAAAAGCCTCCAGGATAACGTCCTGCTGCTGCAAATTTTTCTCTGTAGTCTACCGTTAAAGGTAAAAAGTCTACATCACTTTGTTTGTAATTGGACACTAATGTACATAATAACATACATTTTCCAGATGTTACAACGACCGATCCATGAGCTTGTTTTGCTAATTTTCCGGTTTCGATAGAGATTTCTCTTCCATCACCAAGGTCTATAACCTCTTTAAAAACTTTTGGAATCATAAATTTTTTATTCTAATTAAACAATGGTCGTTGTGTTGTAGTTGTTGTGTGGGTGACCAATGAAAAACTATATAACAGCTTTTTATCTTATCTTTTTCAAGACGTAATTAATTAAAAAAAGAGGCATAAAGCCTCTCTTTTCTTATTTTCTTAATCCTAA is a window of Formosa sediminum DNA encoding:
- a CDS encoding GumC family protein, whose product is MAEENINNSLEENNSSINIKEEILNYLHYWKWFVLCLILGVLGAFIYLRYTPEVYQSSARIKILNESKGLELSSKGGGALFSDSKSLENEIQIIKSNRLLAKVVDSLDLHIRYFIEGQFTSKEQWQGALKLVYLEPNNKIGWSRFNIEVTESGLNISKGEEHLDKFSINGYNLNTPREGFPFLIQSKKWIKQHIGLTYIVTVQPISSAANSLSNSISISQVGATEILQISIAGENRQRSEATLNKLVQQFNEDGVIDRQLVYQRTIDFVDDRFLYLEEELDSIEDNKKVFQQDNNLVTFGSDVGYSMSKRTSSEQAVLELENQIALANLLKEPIYTDNLSSLMPENVGLQSVNTNGMVSQYNKIVMERENLIASAGEQNPKVQALDRQLLDLKSNLKTSLNSYFEQLNTALDRLKSQENSAKGLIKGMPQKEKVLRSIERQQNIKENLYLLLLQKREEAAINLAITSPSVKVVEYASSSGRPISPDSKGIYLKSILVALLIPFGILFLMFKADTKIHDKIDVLNNSKRIPILGEIPELKSEQKLFSNPHDRTILAESFRILSANLKYVLTSNKKDVANIIYVTSTIKGEGKTFVSVNLALSFSSINKKVLLIGADLRNPKIAVTDGSKKAKGLSNYLFGDSDSWEQYLQKSIYNVDYLDVLTAGTIPPNPTELLSNGKIEMLLEEAKHLYDYIIVDTAPIILVSDTLLISQHADATVYVTRAGFTEKKLLGFSNDLYLNKKLNNMVYVVNSISDGNKSKGYGYNYGYGYGYHSEESVPEVYSWTWFKEFIKKKIRGL
- a CDS encoding IS3 family transposase, producing MVDRFKEAHKETVVSICDSRQVYYRLVQSKRQKQSIAHKVITLVQSIRVTMPRLGTRKLYHILKPQLTLLNIGRDKLFRILKVNNLLIKPKRSYHITTDSHHRFRRHKNLVNTLEIERPEQVWVSDITYIGNRANPSYLALITDAYSKKIVGYNVSDSLSASGSILALEMAIKNRKYKYQNLIHHSDRGLQYCSDDYQKILNDNIIKPSMTEQYDPYENAIAERINGILKQEFAIAKHNIDLTLKTNLIKNAIKVYNTKRPHLSNNMLTLTQMHQQNALKPKRYKSKNLNNKSIVQV
- a CDS encoding porin family protein encodes the protein MKKITAILFFLMCTTFAYSQYRGYDEWIASVGINIVDNSAFKDPLKGTEDWSFSTPITLGIEYKFDEYWALSSMISFNKIDDFYVDYGQSQETGLSQGWLDESGSYFSFDVNGKFYYDELIARNDKIDAYAGLGLGYFDVNEESNISGNFLLGLRFWFAPEYGVRVQSMAKFAFDNEKVYANNNFIHSIEFLYRF
- the rpe gene encoding ribulose-phosphate 3-epimerase, with protein sequence MSSKLIAPSILAADFGNLQRDVEMVNKSEADWFHIDIMDGVFVPNISYGMPVLKAITKHAKKTIDVHLMIVDPDRYIKTFANLGSDILTVHFEACTHLHRTLQAIKAEGMKAGVALNPHTNINVLEDTINDIDVVLIMSVNPGFGGQSFIENTYNKVKQLKTLIARKKAPTLIEIDGGVTQNNAKELVNSGADILVAGSYVFNSSNQLKTISDLKSITNS
- a CDS encoding sigma-70 family RNA polymerase sigma factor → MRQLKITKQVTNRETASLDKYLQEIGKVDLITADEEVELAQRIKAGDQVALEKLTKANLRFVVSVAKQYQNQGLTLPDLINEGNLGLIKAAQRFDETRGFKFISYAVWWIRQSILQALAEQSRIVRLPLNKIGSINKINKTFAFLEQSHERPPSPEEIAKELDMTINDVKESMKNSGRHVSMDAPLVEGEDSNLYDVLNSGESPNPDRELLHESLRTEIERALETLTPREADVIRLYFGLGNQHPMTLEEIGETFDLTRERVRQIKEKAIRRLKHTSRSKILKTYLG
- a CDS encoding polyribonucleotide nucleotidyltransferase; translated protein: MIPKVFKEVIDLGDGREISIETGKLAKQAHGSVVVTSGKCMLLCTLVSNYKQSDVDFLPLTVDYREKFAAAGRYPGGFFKREARPSDGEVLTMRLVDRVLRPLFPKDYHAETQVMIQLMSHDPEVMPDAMAGLAASAAIQLSDVPFETPISEVRVGRINGEFIINPTQAQLVDSDIDMMIGASADSVMMVEGEMLEISEEEMADAIKFAHEAIKVQCAAQVRLAEAFGKKETREYEPEREDKELEQKVYDMAYDKVYAVAKAGSSKHERSAAFAEIKEEIIATFSEEELADYGDLVSKYYSKAEKAAVRNLTLEEGLRLDGRKTDEIRPIWCEVDYLPSTHGSSIFTRGETQALATVTLGTSREANQIDMPSFEGEERFYLHYNFPPFSTGEARPLRGTSRREVGHGNLAQRALKNMVPADCPYTVRVVSEILESNGSSSMATVCAGTMALMDAGVQLKKPVSGIAMGLITDVESGKYAVLSDILGDEDHLGDMDFKVTGTADGITACQMDIKVKGLSYEILVKALKQAREGRLHILGLITDTISEPNKDVKEHSPKMISRRIPNEFIGALIGPGGKVIQEMQKETGTTIVINEDPVTEEGIVEILGVGNEGIAAVQAKIDALLFKPQVGSVYEVKVIKMLDFGAVVEYVDAPGNEVLLHVSELAWERTENVSDVVNMGDVFDVKYFGIDPKTRKEKVSRKAILPKPEGYVSRPPRDRDDRKPRDHRNRENKRDDRKTREKRD